Proteins from a genomic interval of Denticeps clupeoides chromosome 20, fDenClu1.1, whole genome shotgun sequence:
- the htr2aa gene encoding 5-hydroxytryptamine receptor 2A translates to MDPQEQNQPACCMFSAPSTPGRVCVCVASSMKWKTNMSGVVTFDPDSWDPERQGMLGSVVPSLPVECNISGSRHLPMVVLSNLSLEETLIGELSRCVTVVTPRAGPKNWAALLVLLAIVVTVTGNALVIAAVMMERKLQNATNYFLMSLAVTDMLLGLLVMPVAMVTILYGYSWPLPFALCPLWIYLDVLLSTASIMHLCAISLHRYFAIRSPLQSRATARTRATTNVTAVWGISAGISMPVPVLGFRDHSKVFRDGSCLLTDPSFVLIGSLVAFFVPLCIMVVMYFLTLRALRAEATLCLDQLVPRPKWGGGLGLSFLPSPPVPSFSPPNRRFLRRSLSQSRPAIGCRSMHSLSNEQKASKVLGVVFFLFVAMWCPFFVTNVLAVACGTLACNSTLVGGLLNVFVWVGYLSSAVNPLVYTLFNHTYRRTFCRLLCCRCRSQEKPLQLILMNTIPPLAYASTRHLPLGPMLTPPSPARISCM, encoded by the exons ATGGATCCTCAGGAGCAGAACCAGCCTGCCTGCTGCATGTTCTCTGCGCCTAGCACAcctggccgtgtgtgtgtgtgcgtggccaGCAGCATGAAGTGGAAGACAAACATGTCAGGggtggtgacctttgaccctgacTCCTGGGACCCAGAGAGACAGGGAATGCTGGGTAGTGTAGTTCCAAGCCTACCTGTGGAATGTAACATCAGTGGCAGCAGACACCTTCCCATGGTGGTGCTCAGCAACCTGTCGCTTGAGGAAACGTTGATTGGGGAGCTGTCAAGATGTGTTACCGTGGTGACTCCAAGGGCAGGACCTAAGAACTGGGCAGCATTACTGGTACTGCTGGCCATTGTTGTGACAGTGACAGGGAATGCGTTGGTGATCGCTGCAGTGATGATGGAGAGGAAATTGCAAAATGCCACCAACTACTTCCTGATGTCACTTGCTGTCACTGATATGCTGCTTGGGCTGCTCGTCATGCCTGTTGCCATGGTCACCATCCTCTACG GTTACTCCTGGCCTCTGCCCTTTGCTCTGTGCCCGCTCTGGATTTACCTGGACGTGCTGCTATCCACAGCTTCCATCATGCACCTGTGTGCCATCTCATTACATCGATACTTTGCCATCCGCAGCCCGCTACAGAGCAGAGCCACTGCCCGGACCAGGGCCACCACCAACGTCACAGCTGTGTGGGGTATCTCTGCTG GCATCTCCATGCCAGTGCCGGTCCTGGGCTTCAGGGATCACTCTAAAGTCTTCAGAGATGGCAGCTGTCTGCTTACAGACCCGTCCTTTGTTCTGATTGGCTCCCTGGTAGCGTTTTTTGTGCCGCTTTGCATCATGGTGGTGATGTACTTCCTGACGCTGCGCGCACTGCGAGCTGAAGCCACACTCTGTCTGGACCAGCTGGTGCCTCGCCCCAAATGGGGTGGAGGCCTGGGCCTGAGTTTCCTTCCTTCCCCACCAGTCCCTTCCTTCTCTCCACCCAATAGGAGGTTCCTGCGACGTTCCCTCAGCCAATCACGGCCTGCAATTGGCTGCCGCAGTATGCACTCCCTCAGCAATGAGCAGAAGGCCTCCAAGGTGCTGGGTGTGGTCTTCTTCCTCTTTGTGGCGATGTGGTGCCCGTTCTTTGTGACTAATGTGCTGGCGGTGGCCTGCGGCACCTTGGCCTGCAACTCCACTCTGGTGGGCGGCCTCCTGaacgtgtttgtgtgggtgggttACCTCTCGTCTGCCGTGAACCCACTGGTCTACACGCTCTTTAACCACACGTACCGCCGCACATTCTGCCGCCTGCTCTGCTGCCGCTGCAGGAGCCAGGAGAAGCCGCTGCAGCTCATTTTGATGAACACCATTCCACCACTGGCCTACGCCTCCACACGCCACCTGCCCCTTGGACCCATGCTGACCCCGCCCAGCCCCGCCAGAATCAGCTGCATGTAA